The genomic interval TGGCTACCCCATCAATACTCCAGATGAAGATATTTATTTTGTAAAATCCGGTGACCGGAAATTCGGGTATTATGCATCGGTAAAAGATGGAGGATTGGGTGAAAAAGATATTTACAAAGTAGCTATTCCGGATAACCTCCAGAATTATGATAAGCTCAAAGTCCGTAAAATTGAAGGAAAACCTATTGCTAAACTGGATACGCCTGCCGAAATAAAGCCTGTAACACTTACCATACAAATTCTCGATGAACTCAATAGTTCTCCTATGGATGCGATCGTAGCTGTAAAATCTTCGGGCGATAACATAGAGGCAAGCATCAGTAAAGTGGGTGAAGGCATATATACGTGTACATTCAATAATATTACAGAAAAAGAATATACCATTGCTGTAGAAAAAAACGGCTATATGTTCAAAAATGTAGGTGTTACCATTCCGGCTGTATCTGCACAGGTGAGTGAGATTAATAAGAATGTCATTCTTTCTAAACTACAAATCGGTTTCAAATCTATCCTGAGAAATATTTATTTCGATAGTGGCAAAGCAAGTCTTAAATCTGAATCTTACGAAGAACTGAATAAACTGGAACGCATGCTTCGGGAGAATCCGCAGTATCACATTGAGATTTCAGGGCATACCGATAAAATTGGCGACCCGGCATATAATAAAAAGCTCTCCCAGCAACGGGCAAATAAAGTTATCAAATTCCTGATCGATAAAGGCATTGAATCAAACCGTTTGACTGCTGTAGGATACGGGGAAAAAAAGCCGCTGGCTACTAACGATGATGAACTGGAAGGCCGGGAAATTAACCGGAGAACAGAATTTGAAATAAAAGGCGGAGATCTACAATCCAGTCACAAAGAGCAATAATCAATACAGCATTTCTACAGCTGATAATTATTAAAAAGCTTTAAACTTTGATATTAAACAGGCTACCAAAAATGGTAGCCTGTTTTTTCTGTACGCCGCTATTACTTATTGATTTCCAAAGTTCAGGTAGATCCGGAAAGTAGTATGCTATTCTCTCAGTATGTCGCTTTTGACATTGGCTGATCTGTTACTTGCTCCTTGCCTGCCAGACAATTAAAAACCTCTCTGTAAAACTCAGGATGTGATTGCCAGGTTTGTGCGGTTACAATATTCTTATCCCGTACAGCTTGTAAAGTGCTGTAGGTCCCTCCTCCCATTTCTATTTCCGTCCGTACATGTTCGTAAGCAGTAAGGCAATTACCCTGGGCAAGTCCGGCAGTAACCAGGATCTGAATACCGTGGCAAATAGCAAAAACCCATTTCCCCTGATTATTGAACGCACGGACAATCTCTAATAGTTTAGCATGATTGCGCAGATATTCTGGTGCCCGGCCACCTAATAATAAAATAGCATCATACCGGTCTGGCACAATTTCATCAATGGTTAGATCTGATTGCATGCCATATCCTTTCCGCTCAATATAGGTATCCCAGCCTGGTTCAAAATCGTGCATCACTAAATGGAGTGCACGTTTGCTGGGAGCAGCTACTACCGGTATATCTCCGGCTTCCAGAAAACGGTGGTAGGCATACCAGGCCTCGTAACTCTCACCGCCGTCGCCTGTAACAATTACTATTTTGTGATTCATGGAATTATTATTTTAATCAGGAATTATCTAAAATTTTCTTTGAAGATAACCAATTATTATCATTTCCAGGCTCTCGATAGGGAAAGCTTTTCTCAGACACGACGAAATGACACTCTCTTTTCATGCTTATATTTTGATTAAGCCAATATGACATATTCGCTGTTCCATACACAGGCATCAAGTACAATCACTATACTGGTATGTAGTTTGATACTATAATTGACATAACAAAATGATAGAAAATCATGGAATATACAATAGATAAAAATATGTGGCGGGGTTTTCTGGGTCAGATGGATCTGATGCATACATTGAATGGGGGGATGAGTATGACTTCGCTAGATGTGGCTGAAAATGAAAATGATATTACAATTACTATATCTGCACCCTCTGTAAAGCCCGAAGCCTATCAGGTGTTTGTAGATCATACTAAACTGGTGGTGTACTCTACCTATAAGCAACAATCAACACAAGGTGAAACAGGAATTCCAATGTACTTCAAAACCTTTGATATACCCTACTTTGTTGACGGAGCTAATATCAAAGCTACCTTTGAAGAAGGAAAACTAGTAGTAATAATGCCTTTTAGCGAAAGTAAGCAGACTTTGCAACGGAAAATAGATATAGAGCTTTCTTAAGCTAAATTACTATATTAAAAAAGGAAGAGACCAGATAGCTCTTCCTTTTTTGT from Rhodocytophaga rosea carries:
- a CDS encoding DJ-1/PfpI family protein, translated to MNHKIVIVTGDGGESYEAWYAYHRFLEAGDIPVVAAPSKRALHLVMHDFEPGWDTYIERKGYGMQSDLTIDEIVPDRYDAILLLGGRAPEYLRNHAKLLEIVRAFNNQGKWVFAICHGIQILVTAGLAQGNCLTAYEHVRTEIEMGGGTYSTLQAVRDKNIVTAQTWQSHPEFYREVFNCLAGKEQVTDQPMSKATY
- a CDS encoding Hsp20/alpha crystallin family protein, translating into MEYTIDKNMWRGFLGQMDLMHTLNGGMSMTSLDVAENENDITITISAPSVKPEAYQVFVDHTKLVVYSTYKQQSTQGETGIPMYFKTFDIPYFVDGANIKATFEEGKLVVIMPFSESKQTLQRKIDIELS